AGGAACAAGCAATAAACAAATTTAGGCACATACTTCTTGCTTTAAAGCAACGTTTGCATGATATTAAAAAAGGTATTTctcttttaaacaaattaatcATCTTGAGAAtagaaaaaaacttattttgagAGATGTACTGTTCTGTGAATCTCAAAAAGAAGTTTCAATTATTGTGTTTTTCAAAGCTAAGCGGAAAAACTTAGAACACCAGAAGACTGGAAGATATGGATACAGAAGACTGATTTTACATCTCATGGGAATTGATCGGAGCtgtgttttaaaatattacagCTTATACAAGACCGTAGAATTTgaacttatttcattttttctcatttataacATCCCAGAGATTAAGTATCTTCCACACATGTATCACACTATAAAAACATGCCCTAAGATTTACTGGCCTCAGGTACATTGTTTCAATAAAAAGATATCAGTATGGAAGCAAGTTTGAAATGTTTTGGACGATGTTTTGGAAGAGTAAAGAGTAGAAAAAATCCTCAAACCTTCCAAGGcaactatcgattctttttaaGCTCTACTGATCCAACTTCTTTCTAAAGAAATTGACTTGGTGGGAAAAAATACCATAATTATTCACCTGCGTCTTTGTAACTTGGTTTGAATTGTACAAAATAGGTCTCCTGCAAAACGTAATAACCTGTCTGGTTATTTAAGCAAtacgtcgcttggctgacaaaaaggtgcaactacattttgagatgAACCCAGAAAAACATTGCGCTACATGGACTTCATTGGATTCATTGctatgtgtagttacgcccttgtgtcagAAAAGCGCCAAATGACATCTACAATTTCCAAAGAGAAAGAGCTAGAAGTCTTATGAACAGCAAATATTTTGGGATTTCATTTTAGGTTGAGTATTTGAGATGCAAGTGATGGAtttagacttttaaaaattgttgcTTGCCCAGCCCAAAAtagttcattgaaaaaatgttcCAAGTACATACATAGACTTCAAAGGAAACATTAAagagttttcctcaaaaatggagCCGTTTTTTTCTGATGGAGATAACATTCTTTTCTCCCATTGATAACtctataaaattttcaaatggagaGCTCAGCTTTGGTTTGAAATTTGGGCAAGCAAAATGAACGTATAAATTAcaaaggaaaaattcaagaaaaaaaatttcacttaaaaagaaaaaaaaggactaAAGAACACAAGAACATACTTAGCATCCAATTTCTCTAAAGCATCAGACATGGTGACAGTTTTAGCCTCTAGTTTAGTAATCAATTCTGTTTTGTGCTTGAGCGAATTTTCGCATTCCTGTAAACATAACTCTGAAATGAGACTCAAACGACAGGAGAGGTaacataaaataaatcaaatgaaaatgaagggAGAAGATTCAAAATTATTCCTCCTTTCTTTCAGACTTCTCAACATTCTTGGAGGATTCTTTTCCAGACGCTGAGTTTTCATTATTTGAACTCGGCGACTTCTCACTCTTTTTAGACTTCTCTGTTTTCGGAGGTGGATCTCGCAGTAAATGATTGTGCTTTTGTAAACTGCTCAAAAGCTGCCCGATTTGTGAGGTTTTTGCTTGAAGTCTGCTGACCATCTCTCCTTTTTGAGTCAGTTCTTCCTCACATTCCTGTGCATTGTCCAAAAATAACATTAATTATACAGTTTCGATAACATTATTCAAAACTGAAACTTGACACTAAAAATACATGCTATAGAAACTTCGATTTAGGCTCACAATTtaaagacaagaaaaagaagCGGAGCTCTTTCTcatgtgtatttttttgttaaatgataaaatatgaaGAGATGTTGAATTCATTTAAGTTCTATCTAGCATGAGTGAGCTATCAAATTACTCTTTCATTCATCTCTCTTCATTCTGaataaatctaaaaaattgtgcaaaatgTTATCAGAAAATTGCGGTGTGAATTCCCAAGTAAATGTTTGATTTAAATAGGATGAATGAAAGAATTGCATAAACAGAGTTGGGCGGGCTCTAAGTTTCCTGAGGGCATGCCCTGCCGTAGAGAGGACTTAAGGCTCCCACAAATACTGGAGTGGAGAAGAAGAGGGTGTTCGAAAGTGAGTCTAAGAGGGTCTACAAGATATTTCAAAGAGCGTTGAATGGGGCccctaaattttgagaaatagaGGCCCCTGGCCGTGCTCTTTTGGCCAAAGTTTAGGAAGCAGTCACTCTCTAGCCCTAATGGCTAGTCAAACCCCTGCATCCAACttctttcagatgaaaaaaaaagaacgtttGATTCAATTTACACATTAAAAAAAGGTACTGGTGTTTGTTGTTCTACGTACAagatcaatgattttttttaccccataagcttaagaattttttgaagaaatgtatacgttgcaaaaaaaaaaaagaaaaaagaaaaaattgaggcatCCTTACAAAGGAGAAAGAGAAAGCATCAAATAGATGATAGCTAAAAAGAGAAGAGTTTACctgtaattttttatacatttctaTGTTGATTACTTTAATGTCATCCAACTGACAACGGAGTGAAGTGATTGTATCTTGTTTGTCATGAATGTCCTTCTCCAAAAGTTTCATGGCAACTTCCATTTCATTCTTCAAGCATAACTGCCAAGGTTATCAAAGAAAAGAGTCAAAACCGAGGTTTGAGTAAAACGTAAGAAGCATATTTACGGTAAAAATTTCGAACTTCCATTTAATCTGTGTTAAAACTGCTTGTTAATATGTGACTATTTCTGAAGTTGATTTCTGAATTTCCTGTTGTGTGAACAGTTTTCCACATAAGATTTTGAGGAGCAAACATGTAACATTTCCGTTCAATTTCGGctgtacagtagactctggattatccggcttcgtattatccggactctggattatccggatcgattttgcaaccatgtaactatgTACACTCTCCTAACAACTCcttaaaaaatcgtaaaacaatgaaaactggaaagtacccaAAAGTAGACATCCAAGAAACACGCGGATTCTAAAAGGCAGAGGCCATTGACTGCCTACTTTAAGCCCGTTTaagttggtatgtacatgatgtatacataataagaatactgtggtgttggttggtggtgtttgtgtttcgTATTATTatccggagtttttttttaaccggatcgggcccggcaccaattaatccggataatccagagtctactgtatctGGTGGCCAGCATTTTCAGGACATTTCGTCagcgattttttgtccgcgcacctgttttgtccggTAGTTTACGTTCAcatgtaaaataagcaacagcgacttggtccaagcgttatatctTAGTCCgtatttaaaattatattgataatatcaaaatgagaaaattgagagaaaaggaggtgtttttatggtatctcattttttataacttttgattcatattttcaaattgtcattgtggcaaatatttataaaaccttttccaagcaatggcattgATGTTAATCTCAAAGAACCAAAAGCGTGTCGAACAAAActacacaaaaatgaataaaagaggaaataaaacaaaaaaacaggcaatctttggttttaatccATTTGTGCATCGATCTTCtagatttaaatacgtccaattttgagcgtttgattGCGCATACAagacgctgcagcacagtaaaagcacaaaatataaataaaaaaaaaataacaggcTTTGgagatcattaaatttgacatggaACTACCTTggtattttcaaaacacacattaaatttccttttaatacatatttttccccatcaatatatatgagaataatcaatgcagagtgtgcaaaaatttcaaaatcatgagttgaaaaacactgactctgcgagtttaaatattagagccaaacacagagctgaacggcgcggcgcggcggagtcTGCCAGCGCGAcccgcgcattggcgcctacaaacctaacagggatacttcacgcattgcgaaatgtgcattggcgcctacaaacctaacagggatacttcacgcattgcgaaatgtgcattggcgcctacaaacctaacagggatacttcacgcattgcgaaatgtgcattggcgcctacaaacctaacagggatacttcacgcattgcgaaatgtgcattggcgcctacaaacctaacagggatacttcacgcattgcgcaatgcgtgaagtatccctgttaggtttgtaggcgccgatgcgcgtgttgcgctgatcgccctcgcccgccgcgccacgGCGCTTCGaacaactatttcgcaacagaggttacatataaaattgaaggccCACAAACATATTAAGACTGACAGGCATTCTTTAAGAGTACGATGCTTTCatggcaaaataaatcaagattctacggcacaaaaacaaagcagtagtccaaaaactcactaagtcctagcattcatgtttaataacgtttagcataatttttgaatttcattagaggaaaaagtgacttgatttaggcagaaatATTCTTGGGTATGCcgccaagaagattttattttgaatcaagaataaaatagctgaatgaaagtgGGTTTATGCTTGATGTGGTTGACTTTTCTTTTTGtgtaagcatcttttcttctttaaaaaagtattattttctttgttgattcataaggaaatcttcctggcggtaaatttgagcatatttctgcttgaatcatgTCCCTTTCTCCTCTgatgaagttaaaaaatcatgctaaacttTATTGAATACAGATAATAGGACtcagtaagtttttcgactaccccTAGTacttacatgtggaccaattaactttgggtctcgattggtaagtggaccaaaactcccctgccaaAAAAACGTGTGGACATAAAAtactagaaaaaacaggtgtgcggacaaaaaatcgttgacgaattGTCCTATAACCTGGCCTGCTGTcacaaattatttgaaaaatgatgagaaaTGCTCTGAAAAATACTTATTGAGAAGATGTagaattaattttaattgtATATTAACAAATAAAATCTTTGGCTGTACCTGTAGATGTAGTTCCTTCATTGCATCCtgcttttgctttttttcagcaTCTAACTGTTGTTTAAGCTGTTCCATTTCCTTCTTCATGGGATCATTCTCGTCCTTCACATCTTTAGTTCCTTTGGTTGTCTGAACATAAtgataaatttttcttgaatcattGAAATTTGACTGTTTCAGAAGTAGGAGTTTAAGGTACTTCGAATGATGGATGGTGCTTATCAAAATAGTTAATTAAACAAAATGAAGATTTAATCGACTCAAATgcaactttcctaaaaattgatGAGGTGCACATATCTTAGAATGCCTGGTACATATGCCTTGGTTACAACCATGGACCCAGAGTGCATAAGGTAGACTCACTTGTGCAAAAGATTGCCTCCTTCTTCACTGATCTGTTGAAAACATTAAATTATAGGACAACAGCCATGATGGTTGTTCCAAAAGTAAGTTCTATGGCCTTATTTCTCCAAAAAGACTGACGATAAATGAATGCCACACAAAGGGTTGTGTCTGTCATTCTCTCAGCTTTAATCAAGCTAAAGCAGTTAAAAAGCAGTTCTCCGGATCGCTAAGAAAGTCCATTTAACTGAGCAGACCTCCTCTCCTTCCGGGTCCAATAATAAGGACTCCTGAATTGGCATGTTTGTTGAGTGATTATCTAGATTCTAGAGCCACTCAGAATTTGTTAAGAGTAAAACTTTTACTCATCTACCATACTCGCCAGAATTAACCCTCCTTTCAAAATAGAAACCGGAACTTTTTTGCACCTGTCATAAAAAAACTGGAGCAATGTTATCGCGTGTTAGGTCAAAAGAGGAGACTACATTGAAAAGTGAGGTAAGCTCTTCACAACTCATCTTTCAGAGAACAGTCGATTTGTTTTCATTGTTCCGAAACTCTGCAATCGTGCTGCGATTACATTTTTGGACTAAATTTACGAGCTCTCTATAGCTGGTCCAGCCCGCCAGCTCAGGAAAACGAACTTTCTTATCAAACCAGTGAGCCTATTTCCAGCTTCTTTACCTTGTTAGAAAgctgaaagtatgaaaaacacAACTTTTTTTACTGCAttcattcaaaattaacaaattcagagaaatgaagcCATGGAACTCATTTTTGGAACGATGGAACAATACTTGTATTTTTGTTATACTTCGTGATCTTCAGGTCATTAAGTAATGCTCAGGTGAGATGCATCTGCCCTCTCTTAAACTGAGCTATAAATAGTCTAAgatcaaaacaaacaaaaattgaatgagTATATCTTATTGCATACACTTACCTCTTCAATATGTGCTGAGCTATTCACAGAGCTTAATTTGGCCTTCAAATTGGCATTTTCTTCCATCAAAGCATACAGATTACTTTTTGATATCTCCAAGTCTTCTTTCATTAAAGCATTGGTGGTTGTTAAGGCTTCTACTTTGGCTTGAAGATTCCCAACTGTGgctctgaaaattggaagaaacgaTAAAAACTTGTTGAAGGAAAAATGATACTAATAGGTCTTCAATTTTAGGAAAAAGTCTTAACTTACATTTACTGTCGACTGATCTTTCTTATAGAACTGAAAATTGACTGCATTGGTAAAAGTTATCAGTTataaaaattttggatgaaaactttgaaatgaaGACAAAAGAATATCATGGTTTACAAGACatgtttgcttgttttttaaagaataactaactattgaaattttccgtgaatttttcttcactcCAAACAATCActaaaattgcatgaaaacGTTTGAATTAGTTTTCtttaaaggaaataaaacaaaatttgagttttttaaatgttgcatttgagatatgcatttttcaaatttagtccTGGATATCCTAGTTGTTCCTTCAACTTACTAATAGATATTGAAAAGCgagggaaaaatttaaatgaaggagTAAGTAAACATACGTTAAATGCCTGTTTAGTTCttcgatataatttttttgatctAGGACTGCAGTCATATTCTCTAAGTCAGGGTCGTTTTCAATTGAACTTCCACTACAATTGACAGGACAAGCATTACGCAGGTACAGGGAGAAATCAATGACTCCTTGCTGACAATCTAAGTCTTCTTCCTGGAAATTATAGtttattgaaaatacatttaattagtagaatatttctcatttaaagTGTGGTTTATCCTTAACAAACTAGTTTATTTTATGTAATCGGCTGTGTACTGCAGCAGGAGAGTAAATATATGTTTATAACTATGAAAAACAAATTGAGTTTCGTTTTCTGGAGGGCAGAGGAAACAATAAATTGATAGTTGCAGAACTTTGATACAAGGAGATTGAGTCACAGAGTTCATAATATACGTATACTTCACGGAATGAACAATTAAAATAATAGAAATTGTTctatttctggttttttttttggtcacttTACATGAAACAAGTGACGGTTTGTGGAAAAAGACTTACTTATGTACAAAATTGAATTAGAGATATGTATTGCTACCATTGCTTTGAGAGATATTCTATGAAGATATTAGCAAGAAAAGCACCAAGACAAATCTGACCAAAACAAGAGTTAAAATGGTCTGAAGTTCCTGATTCAAAACATGTAGTTTGGGGTAAAAGCTATTCAAAGCTTTTGATCTGCCATTATCGAGCCCTAGCATTGATAACCCAACATGCAATTTTACTAATTCTCCCTCTCTGTACTGCCACAAATATGAAGTGAATCACTTACAACCTCGTGTTTTCCTTTCAACAGTTCTTATGGTTCGCTCTTCAATCAGCTTGACAAAACTCACTATCCAGGAAAGTGTGCTTCAAAGCAGCttcgtccgattttttttattttaacctgTTTCCGATTTTAGAGGCCAgtcacatttgaaaaattaaaattattcaacaCCCTCCGAGAACGATTTAAAGGGGGATTCTATCAGCATTGAATTCCATTAGATTCctggaatttaaaatgaagttgaaacatACATATCGTACCTTCACACACAAATTGCAGTCTATGACATTCAATCCTAGGAGAAGACCAACGATAACTATAATTTCCTCACTCATGAGAAGAGCGTCTGGTTCATAATAGTCTGACAGTATATCGTCTTTGTGATCGACTAAAACTTTTAGGTAGTCTCCTAACTTCTTTTGCATCAATGCTAAGCGAAGCCAGGCTCTTGCTCGACCCATGGCTGTTCTGAAAAGTAAAAGCATAAAAGAGTTTTGATTAGCTAATGATAGTTTCTAgacatttaaagaaaagaaaaagaatcagaAGAATTCAGAGAAATCAGTGTTGTTAAATGGTTGCTTCcaagttttacatgaaattcaaAGAGAGAAATATTCAAGTGATGAAGGCCTCATTCATGCTGACACCAAACCCTTgatcttcaaagaaaaaactatATCATTGAGGTTTATATCCATTTGAACTATTAAAAAGTTTACAATTTCGAAGAAGTTGGCTTGGAAATTGGCGAAAACAGAAATTTATCTCTTCCTATGACAGtgcatcaaaatttaaaagagccAAATAAGGTGAGACTTATCCATGAATttatctcattttaaaaattcgaactGCCGGTCTACCCTTTTCACTTGAACTATGAGCTACTCTCCCTTTCTCTTGTATGCAGtctcataatattttttttttttattttgtcaccCTACTATTAAGGTAGTGTCTTCAACTCCTTACAACAGTATCCTACTTCCATCaactgtttgttttttttcgtcttttgtttttcttttaactcACTCGACTTTTTTATCTCTTTCCTCATCCACCAACTCAGCACTTACATGATTccaatttgtttcatttaatcATTATTGTCTTTACCTTTATTTCTGAGAAATTTCTTCCAGTTCACAACAACCAAAAGAACTTGACACATTCAACAGTTCAGTGGGCTATGcccagatttatttttttagggcaCAGTTCATTGTTcaaatttctctttttaatGCCTTATAGTTCACTTATAGTCGACCG
Above is a window of Bemisia tabaci unplaced genomic scaffold, PGI_BMITA_v3 DNA encoding:
- the LOC109042866 gene encoding protein RUFY3 isoform X4, with translation MNEANVPGAQDTIYLCNFRVSVEGEWLCLKELDDVDYNNIDNFPEPRTPSPIEPLFIVRDPGLIERRNLVNISKLIVKELIETSVKYGRMLDSDSMPLQHFFIVLEHVLRHGLRPKKGLLGPKKELWDILQTVEKLTAEAQDITASVRDLPTVKTAMGRARAWLRLALMQKKLGDYLKVLVDHKDDILSDYYEPDALLMSEEIIVIVGLLLGLNVIDCNLCVKEEDLDCQQGVIDFSLYLRNACPVNCSGSSIENDPDLENMTAVLDQKNYIEELNRHLTATVGNLQAKVEALTTTNALMKEDLEISKSNLYALMEENANLKAKLSSVNSSAHIEETTKGTKDVKDENDPMKKEMEQLKQQLDAEKKQKQDAMKELHLQLCLKNEMEVAMKLLEKDIHDKQDTITSLRCQLDDIKVINIEMYKKLQECEEELTQKGEMVSRLQAKTSQIGQLLSSLQKHNHLLRDPPPKTEKSKKSEKSPSSNNENSASGKESSKNVEKSERKEE
- the LOC109042866 gene encoding protein RUFY3 isoform X3, encoding MAAFGEGLPTGPEGPSKVGFSPTAGEFFFKSASRSPSVTSVERWPQLLVSNSKSDKLSQKVRDPGLIERRNLVNISKLIVKELIETSVKYGRMLDSDSMPLQHFFIVLEHVLRHGLRPKKGLLGPKKELWDILQTVEKLTAEAQDITASVRDLPTVKTAMGRARAWLRLALMQKKLGDYLKVLVDHKDDILSDYYEPDALLMSEEIIVIVGLLLGLNVIDCNLCVKEEDLDCQQGVIDFSLYLRNACPVNCSGSSIENDPDLENMTAVLDQKNYIEELNRHLTATVGNLQAKVEALTTTNALMKEDLEISKSNLYALMEENANLKAKLSSVNSSAHIEETTKGTKDVKDENDPMKKEMEQLKQQLDAEKKQKQDAMKELHLQLCLKNEMEVAMKLLEKDIHDKQDTITSLRCQLDDIKVINIEMYKKLQECEEELTQKGEMVSRLQAKTSQIGQLLSSLQKHNHLLRDPPPKTEKSKKSEKSPSSNNENSASGKESSKNVEKSERKEE